From Actinosynnema mirum DSM 43827, a single genomic window includes:
- a CDS encoding NAD(P)H-binding protein, with protein MPDQPILVTGATGKSGSRVVRQLRAKGLPVRAAARGGEHVFDWTDSGTWDAALEGARSAYLVQLDGTKLVRPFVELAVKHGLQRIVLASGRGLDDPGYATDTTGMLDGLLDSEAAVRESGLEWTISRPGWFAQNFSEGFFADAVRAGEIRLPAGDGAASFIDAEDIAAVVVAALTEDGHSGQVYEVSGGEAVTMAQAVATISEAAGREIRYVPLEVEDFIAEMVEQGLSRDDAQAYADMVEPIRKGTDAYLSDGVQRALGRPPRTFAEFARSTAEEGGWAV; from the coding sequence ATGCCTGACCAACCGATTCTTGTCACCGGGGCGACCGGGAAGTCCGGGAGCCGCGTCGTCCGCCAGCTGCGGGCCAAGGGCCTGCCGGTCCGCGCGGCGGCCCGCGGCGGCGAGCACGTCTTCGACTGGACCGACAGCGGCACGTGGGACGCCGCGCTCGAGGGCGCCCGGTCGGCCTACCTCGTCCAGCTGGACGGGACCAAGCTCGTCCGCCCGTTCGTCGAGCTGGCCGTCAAGCACGGCCTCCAGCGGATCGTGCTCGCCTCCGGCCGCGGCCTCGACGACCCCGGCTACGCCACCGACACCACCGGGATGCTCGACGGCCTGCTCGACAGCGAGGCCGCGGTCCGCGAGAGCGGCCTGGAGTGGACCATCAGCAGGCCGGGCTGGTTCGCCCAGAACTTCAGCGAGGGCTTCTTCGCCGACGCCGTCCGGGCGGGCGAGATCAGGCTGCCCGCGGGCGACGGCGCGGCGAGCTTCATCGACGCCGAGGACATCGCCGCGGTCGTGGTGGCCGCGCTCACCGAGGACGGCCACTCCGGCCAGGTCTACGAGGTGTCCGGCGGCGAGGCCGTGACCATGGCCCAGGCCGTCGCGACCATCTCCGAGGCCGCCGGCCGCGAGATCCGCTACGTCCCGCTGGAGGTCGAGGACTTCATCGCGGAGATGGTGGAGCAGGGCCTGTCCCGCGACGACGCCCAGGCGTACGCCGACATGGTCGAGCCGATCCGCAAGGGCACCGACGCCTACCTGTCCGACGGCGTGCAGCGCGCGCTCGGCAGGCCGCCGAGGACGTTCGCGGAGTTCGCCAGGTCCACCGCCGAGGAGGGCGGCTGGGCCGTCTGA
- a CDS encoding flavin reductase family protein: protein MGHVPTGVVVITSQDPGGRPVGLACNSFTSVSLDPPLVLFCAAGGSSTLPALRAAGAFRVNVLEAGQESLCRRFATRGVDRFAGVDWTPAHGGPRLAGAVAGMDCAVLEEHAAGDHVIVVGRVLRLAETTGGAPLVFHRGRYGSFAVGADLLG, encoded by the coding sequence ATGGGACACGTCCCGACCGGCGTTGTGGTGATCACCTCGCAGGACCCCGGCGGGCGGCCGGTGGGCCTGGCCTGCAACTCGTTCACCTCGGTGTCCCTGGACCCCCCGCTGGTGCTGTTCTGCGCGGCCGGGGGCTCCTCGACGCTGCCCGCGCTGCGGGCGGCGGGCGCGTTCCGGGTGAACGTGCTGGAGGCGGGGCAGGAGTCGCTGTGCAGGCGGTTCGCGACCAGGGGCGTCGACCGGTTCGCCGGGGTGGACTGGACGCCCGCGCACGGCGGTCCCCGCCTGGCCGGGGCGGTGGCGGGGATGGACTGCGCGGTCCTGGAGGAGCACGCCGCCGGGGACCACGTGATCGTGGTCGGCCGGGTGCTGCGGCTGGCCGAGACCACCGGGGGCGCCCCGCTGGTGTTCCACCGCGGCCGGTACGGCTCGTTCGCCGTCGGGGCGGACCTGCTCGGCTAG
- a CDS encoding flavin monoamine oxidase family protein — MDGVDLRADDSSVERRDHDVIVVGAGFAGAVAARELRALGLRVLVLEARHRVGGRTWTDAFAGRSVELGGQFLSPGHELAMAALRRYGIGTTTGPTPTRAVVTTPDGPESHALAEFATRQGGLLERLFEGSRDYFPRPADPLFRADLVRRVDHLSLRDRLDRLGLTPAEEALVSGITAGQSGGSSARGALTGLAQWWALAGSTPEDWYAGQSLRPVEGMSALIGAILDESRATVCLNSPVHSIAQAGGRVRVTAGLGREHAAKAVVVALPVNVWKHVRFHPGLPEAHATATRQGVGVPHARKLWLHVRGLDDDVVVSGAEGDPFAALSSQGRVDDGQLLFGLNTLPALDIRDRASVELALKEVLPEASLVAYRAHDWGADPYSRGAWALRGPGQLLAQLPAIQQPHGRLAFATADIASGWVGFVEGAFESGARAAAQAARIAG; from the coding sequence GTGGACGGGGTGGACTTGCGGGCCGACGACTCGTCGGTGGAGCGGCGGGACCACGACGTGATCGTGGTGGGAGCCGGGTTCGCGGGGGCGGTCGCCGCCCGCGAGCTGCGGGCGCTGGGACTGCGGGTGCTCGTGCTGGAGGCGCGCCACCGGGTGGGCGGGCGCACGTGGACGGACGCGTTCGCCGGGCGGAGCGTCGAGCTGGGCGGGCAGTTCCTGTCGCCGGGGCACGAGCTGGCGATGGCCGCGCTGCGCCGCTACGGCATCGGGACCACCACCGGTCCCACGCCGACCCGCGCGGTCGTGACCACGCCGGACGGACCGGAGAGCCACGCGCTCGCCGAGTTCGCGACCCGCCAGGGCGGGCTGCTGGAACGGCTCTTCGAGGGCTCGCGGGACTACTTCCCCCGGCCCGCCGACCCGCTCTTCCGCGCCGACCTGGTGCGCCGGGTCGACCACCTCTCGCTGCGGGACCGCCTCGACCGCCTCGGCCTGACGCCCGCCGAGGAGGCCCTGGTCAGCGGGATCACCGCCGGGCAGTCCGGCGGGTCCAGCGCACGCGGCGCGCTGACCGGGCTCGCCCAGTGGTGGGCGCTCGCCGGGTCCACACCGGAGGACTGGTACGCGGGCCAGAGCCTGCGGCCGGTCGAGGGCATGTCCGCGCTGATCGGGGCGATCCTGGACGAGTCGCGCGCCACCGTGTGCCTGAACTCGCCCGTCCACTCGATCGCCCAGGCCGGCGGCCGGGTCCGCGTCACCGCCGGGCTGGGCCGGGAGCACGCGGCGAAGGCGGTGGTCGTGGCCCTGCCGGTCAACGTGTGGAAGCACGTCAGGTTCCACCCCGGCCTGCCCGAGGCGCACGCCACCGCGACGCGGCAGGGCGTCGGCGTGCCCCACGCGCGCAAGCTGTGGCTGCACGTGCGCGGCCTGGACGACGACGTGGTCGTCAGCGGCGCCGAGGGCGATCCGTTCGCCGCGCTGTCCTCGCAGGGCAGGGTGGACGACGGGCAGCTGCTGTTCGGCCTCAACACCTTGCCCGCGTTGGACATCCGGGACCGCGCGTCGGTCGAGCTGGCGCTCAAGGAGGTCCTGCCCGAGGCGTCCCTGGTGGCGTACCGGGCCCACGACTGGGGCGCCGACCCGTACTCGCGCGGCGCGTGGGCGCTGCGCGGTCCGGGGCAGCTGCTCGCCCAGCTGCCCGCGATCCAGCAGCCGCACGGCCGGTTGGCCTTCGCCACCGCGGACATCGCCAGCGGCTGGGTCGGGTTCGTCGAGGGCGCCTTCGAGTCCGGCGCGCGCGCGGCGGCGCAGGCGGCCCGCATCGCGGGCTGA
- a CDS encoding LuxR C-terminal-related transcriptional regulator, whose product MSPDVEGDGGSELRRRFRDSLRVRAAARERSAARLGAPPSLPEGGAAPASAARNAPEPVPVPEPAPGSFDLYEWSLGRGSFTIADAARELDCDPDDVKSIVANLLSLHLVHPFHDHDGGFVPVDPVTASTSLLAPIEIELLDRRATVNRLRTDLERMSAVFRSSPFGNQRGASMDIVQDLDVVHGLLREAAANCSSEVVSMQPGGGRSARELAEARQRDLDLLDRGVRMRVLYQHTARFDPTTREHVALLSGSGAEFRTVEALFTRLIVFDRTVAFVPADDVVRGAAAVVRDPALVAFFYSCFEHAWISAKTFDAQRHAVDSIGDDLKVEIVRMLVDGAKDDAIARRLGLSVRTTRKHIAQLMQRFGAASRFQFGYQVKAHNLLP is encoded by the coding sequence ATGTCACCGGACGTCGAGGGCGATGGCGGCAGCGAGCTGCGCAGGAGGTTCAGGGACTCGCTGCGCGTCAGGGCCGCGGCCCGCGAGCGCTCGGCCGCACGCCTGGGCGCGCCCCCGTCGTTACCCGAGGGCGGCGCGGCGCCCGCGTCCGCCGCCCGGAACGCCCCCGAGCCGGTCCCCGTCCCCGAGCCCGCCCCCGGCAGCTTCGACCTCTACGAGTGGAGCCTCGGCCGGGGCAGCTTCACCATCGCCGACGCCGCCCGCGAGCTGGACTGCGACCCGGACGACGTCAAGTCGATCGTCGCCAACCTGCTCTCCCTGCACCTGGTGCACCCCTTCCACGACCACGACGGCGGCTTCGTCCCGGTCGACCCCGTCACCGCCTCGACCAGCCTGCTCGCCCCGATCGAGATCGAGCTGCTGGACCGCAGGGCCACCGTGAACCGGCTGCGCACCGACCTGGAGCGGATGTCGGCGGTCTTCCGGTCGAGCCCGTTCGGCAACCAGCGCGGCGCCTCCATGGACATCGTCCAGGACCTCGACGTGGTCCACGGCCTGCTGCGCGAGGCCGCCGCGAACTGCTCCTCCGAGGTGGTGAGCATGCAGCCCGGCGGCGGTCGCTCCGCCCGCGAGCTCGCCGAGGCCCGGCAGCGCGACCTCGACCTGCTCGACCGGGGCGTGCGGATGCGCGTGCTCTACCAGCACACCGCCCGGTTCGACCCGACCACCCGCGAGCACGTCGCCCTGCTCTCCGGGTCGGGCGCCGAGTTCCGCACCGTCGAGGCCCTGTTCACCCGGCTGATCGTGTTCGACCGCACCGTGGCGTTCGTCCCGGCGGACGACGTCGTCCGGGGCGCCGCCGCGGTGGTGCGCGACCCCGCGCTGGTGGCCTTCTTCTACTCCTGCTTCGAGCACGCCTGGATCAGCGCCAAGACCTTCGACGCCCAGCGCCACGCCGTCGACTCGATCGGCGACGACCTCAAGGTCGAGATCGTCCGGATGCTCGTCGACGGCGCGAAGGACGACGCCATCGCGCGCAGGCTCGGCCTGTCGGTGCGCACCACCCGCAAGCACATCGCGCAGCTCATGCAGCGCTTCGGCGCCGCCAGCAGGTTCCAGTTCGGCTACCAGGTGAAGGCGCACAACCTCCTCCCCTAG
- a CDS encoding acyl-CoA dehydrogenase family protein: protein MSTELDLGYGPDVQEIVDRAHGLVPLLRARAADGEADRGIARECADALREAGFFRMSVPKRFGGDELDIRSQVAAIAAIGRGDASAGWLVSITGAAETLSSLVSEEGAEEMFGATPDVYVCANGGHHGATATRGDGGYLVSGRFPTISGCEIGDWMILAVVPVVADGEPTGELISMAAPPRSGRIDRTWHVAGMRATGSHTVEYDSLFVPDRRVIEHEVTEAQGLTNFPSLETFAAVAHRSIASLVGAAHGALDTVRATLDKGKPLIDTTYAGALDSPLVRQWLGEATHLVDTAYRHMLTAADIYDAARARGDMSRQERTTARMHGTSALEAARQAMARILDLGGTGGFASANPLQRYWRDFEVGSHHIHFSKFVASEDYSRTLLGDPTPVSLIH from the coding sequence GTGTCCACCGAGTTGGATCTGGGGTACGGGCCCGATGTTCAGGAGATCGTCGACCGGGCGCACGGGCTCGTCCCGCTGCTGCGCGCCCGCGCGGCCGACGGCGAGGCCGACCGGGGCATCGCCCGCGAGTGCGCGGACGCGCTGCGCGAGGCCGGTTTCTTCCGGATGAGCGTCCCCAAGCGCTTCGGCGGGGACGAGCTCGACATCCGCTCGCAGGTCGCCGCGATCGCGGCCATCGGCCGGGGCGACGCCTCGGCCGGCTGGCTGGTCAGCATCACCGGCGCCGCCGAGACGCTGTCCTCCCTGGTGTCCGAGGAGGGCGCCGAGGAGATGTTCGGCGCCACCCCGGACGTGTACGTGTGCGCCAACGGCGGCCACCACGGCGCCACCGCCACCAGGGGCGACGGCGGCTACCTGGTCTCCGGCCGGTTCCCGACGATCTCCGGCTGCGAGATCGGCGACTGGATGATCCTGGCGGTCGTGCCCGTCGTCGCGGACGGCGAGCCCACCGGCGAGCTCATCTCCATGGCCGCCCCGCCCCGCTCCGGGCGGATCGACCGCACCTGGCACGTCGCGGGGATGCGGGCCACCGGCAGCCACACCGTCGAGTACGACTCGCTGTTCGTCCCGGACCGCCGGGTCATCGAGCACGAGGTCACCGAGGCGCAGGGGCTGACGAACTTCCCCAGCCTGGAGACCTTCGCCGCCGTGGCGCACCGGTCCATCGCCTCGCTGGTCGGCGCCGCGCACGGGGCTCTCGACACCGTGCGCGCCACCCTGGACAAGGGCAAGCCGCTGATCGACACCACCTACGCGGGCGCGCTCGACTCGCCCCTGGTGCGCCAGTGGCTCGGCGAGGCCACGCACCTGGTGGACACCGCCTACCGGCACATGCTCACCGCGGCCGACATCTACGACGCGGCCAGGGCCAGGGGCGACATGTCCCGGCAGGAGCGCACCACCGCGCGGATGCACGGGACCTCCGCGCTGGAGGCCGCCCGCCAGGCCATGGCGAGGATCCTCGACCTCGGCGGCACCGGCGGCTTCGCCAGCGCCAACCCGCTCCAGCGCTACTGGCGCGACTTCGAGGTCGGCAGCCACCACATCCACTTCAGCAAGTTCGTGGCCTCCGAGGACTACAGCCGGACCCTGCTGGGCGACCCGACGCCCGTCTCGCTCATCCACTGA
- a CDS encoding AfsR/SARP family transcriptional regulator, with protein sequence MRFHVLGPLQVRDGDRPVRVSGIRQSATLGHLLLHSNEMVPVSRLIDAVWPTRVPPTGRQVLHNAIFRLRGLLAEARSAGRPVELLRDGPGYTLLVDDDSLDLLAFLRLAALGRRELREGRPDSASATLRAALGLWRGPALADLAEHGYAWPELRALANDRSAVLLDRIDADLALGRYADVVGDLEHLVEADPLHEQVCARLMRALYETGRQADALGLYRRTRAALIGQLGLEPSPRLRELEHAILNHELDTVPAGELVPGARGRG encoded by the coding sequence ATGCGATTTCACGTGCTGGGGCCGCTCCAGGTGCGCGACGGCGACCGGCCGGTCCGGGTGAGCGGGATCCGGCAGAGCGCCACCCTCGGCCACCTGCTGCTGCACAGCAACGAGATGGTGCCCGTGAGCAGGCTGATCGACGCGGTCTGGCCGACCAGGGTGCCGCCCACCGGCAGGCAGGTGCTGCACAACGCCATCTTCCGGCTGCGCGGCCTGCTGGCCGAGGCCCGGAGCGCGGGCCGCCCCGTCGAACTGCTGCGCGACGGCCCCGGCTACACCCTGCTGGTCGACGACGACTCCCTCGACCTGCTGGCCTTCCTGCGCCTGGCGGCCCTCGGCCGCCGCGAGCTGCGGGAGGGGAGACCCGACTCGGCCTCCGCCACGCTCCGCGCCGCGCTGGGGCTGTGGCGGGGCCCCGCGCTGGCCGACCTGGCCGAGCACGGCTACGCCTGGCCCGAGCTGAGGGCGCTGGCCAACGACCGCTCCGCGGTGCTGCTCGACCGGATCGACGCCGACCTCGCGCTGGGGCGCTACGCGGACGTGGTCGGCGACCTGGAGCACCTCGTGGAGGCGGACCCGCTGCACGAGCAGGTCTGCGCGCGGCTGATGCGCGCGCTGTACGAGACCGGCCGCCAGGCCGACGCGCTCGGCCTGTACCGCAGGACCCGCGCGGCCCTGATCGGCCAGCTCGGCCTCGAACCGAGCCCGCGGTTGCGGGAGCTGGAGCACGCGATCCTCAACCACGAGCTCGACACCGTGCCCGCCGGGGAGCTTGTGCCCGGCGCCCGCGGGCGCGGCTGA
- a CDS encoding ribonucleotide-diphosphate reductase subunit beta has translation MAQMSPVAIKAVEQSSLEELKDVNIDDMIDYVHKDLKKLPEYIDLYKRYFTHRWNAYDLDFSQDAVDWRTKMTDVERKAFTEIAAAFHHAERQVEVELPIFMLTGSEEAKMYLCTQLEDEARHTLFFDRFYREVVGLPGDSVEELLASSFPHVPETFVGAFGLLSYLADDLRVDPENPAKRVRYATAYFMWIEGVLALTIMKLTLTYCRTKGYLPGYYTGFIASCRDEARHVQFGMRFLRDSVQEDPRLLHEIHETLRTELAMNGGASVPAPLEPLGFSEEEVVHFMIRQVNNKLSDVGISLPPDIQEMVNNIQPEIAGG, from the coding sequence ATGGCGCAGATGTCACCCGTGGCGATCAAGGCGGTCGAGCAGTCGTCCCTGGAGGAGCTCAAGGACGTCAACATCGACGACATGATCGACTACGTGCACAAGGACCTGAAGAAGCTGCCCGAGTACATCGACCTGTACAAGCGCTACTTCACGCACCGCTGGAACGCCTACGACCTGGACTTCAGCCAGGACGCCGTCGACTGGCGCACCAAGATGACCGACGTGGAGCGCAAGGCGTTCACCGAGATCGCCGCCGCGTTCCACCACGCGGAGCGCCAGGTCGAGGTCGAGCTGCCGATCTTCATGCTCACCGGCAGCGAAGAGGCCAAGATGTACCTCTGCACGCAGCTGGAGGACGAGGCCAGGCACACCCTGTTCTTCGACCGCTTCTACCGGGAGGTCGTCGGCCTGCCCGGCGACAGCGTCGAGGAGCTGCTCGCCTCCTCGTTCCCGCACGTGCCCGAGACGTTCGTCGGCGCCTTCGGCCTGCTGTCCTACCTGGCCGACGACCTGCGCGTGGACCCGGAGAACCCGGCCAAGCGCGTCCGCTACGCCACCGCGTACTTCATGTGGATCGAGGGCGTGCTCGCCCTGACCATCATGAAGCTGACCCTGACCTACTGCCGCACCAAGGGCTACCTGCCCGGCTACTACACCGGGTTCATCGCGTCCTGCCGGGACGAGGCCAGGCACGTCCAGTTCGGCATGAGGTTCCTGCGCGACTCGGTCCAGGAGGACCCCCGCCTGCTGCACGAGATCCACGAGACGCTGCGCACCGAGCTGGCCATGAACGGCGGCGCGAGCGTCCCGGCCCCGCTGGAGCCGCTGGGCTTCTCCGAGGAGGAGGTCGTCCACTTCATGATCCGGCAGGTCAACAACAAGCTGTCCGACGTGGGCATCTCGCTGCCGCCGGACATCCAGGAGATGGTCAACAACATCCAGCCCGAGATCGCGGGAGGCTGA
- a CDS encoding YybH family protein, which translates to MFEEIQEKYREAFNSGDVDALLDNYAQHGLTVVEPGVALSRSDDLREAMVTYFAEAKPRTDYEFVHTYVAGDVALVVTEWSLEEQGPDGGRETQRGRATDVLVREQDGKWRFAVDNRFGSR; encoded by the coding sequence ATGTTCGAGGAGATCCAGGAGAAGTACCGGGAAGCGTTCAACTCCGGTGACGTGGACGCGCTGCTGGACAACTACGCGCAGCACGGCCTGACGGTCGTGGAGCCCGGAGTGGCGCTGTCCAGGAGCGACGACCTGCGCGAGGCGATGGTCACCTACTTCGCCGAGGCGAAGCCCAGGACCGACTACGAGTTCGTGCACACCTACGTGGCCGGGGACGTCGCCCTGGTGGTGACCGAGTGGTCGCTGGAGGAGCAGGGGCCCGACGGCGGGCGCGAGACGCAGCGCGGGCGGGCCACCGACGTGCTGGTGCGCGAGCAGGACGGCAAGTGGCGGTTCGCCGTGGACAACCGGTTCGGCTCCCGCTGA
- a CDS encoding AraC family transcriptional regulator, whose amino-acid sequence MDAVSELLAEVRARGAVFRQAVVRPPWSLRMATGAPLMLATMVRGEAWIVPDRGEAVRIGEGDVAVVRGDVPHVVADSPGRRAELVVTDADYCPGEEGVEPRGGPARTCGAPDEGSAVLISGAFERRGELSERLLLALPDVLVAPGEGRSAAMLAEEVAADRPGQQQVLDRMLDLMLVSALRTWFDTPDAHAPAWCRALDDAVVGAALRLLHDSPAHPWTVAELAARAGVSRAGLARRFTAMVGEPPMAYLTGWRIALAADLLRGTDHTVGTIARKVGYANAFALSAAFKRLRGERPSEHRNPEPGPRLPSRVSSRQAG is encoded by the coding sequence ATGGACGCGGTTTCGGAACTGCTGGCCGAGGTGCGCGCGCGGGGGGCCGTCTTCCGGCAGGCGGTCGTGCGCCCGCCGTGGTCGCTGCGGATGGCCACCGGCGCGCCGCTGATGCTGGCGACGATGGTGCGCGGCGAGGCCTGGATCGTCCCGGACCGGGGTGAGGCGGTGCGGATCGGCGAGGGCGACGTCGCGGTGGTCAGGGGCGACGTGCCGCACGTGGTGGCCGACTCGCCGGGCCGCCGCGCCGAGCTGGTGGTGACCGACGCCGACTACTGCCCCGGCGAGGAGGGCGTCGAGCCGCGGGGCGGGCCCGCGCGGACCTGCGGGGCGCCGGACGAGGGGTCGGCGGTGCTGATCAGCGGGGCGTTCGAGCGGCGCGGCGAGCTGAGCGAGCGGTTGCTGCTGGCGCTGCCGGACGTGCTGGTGGCGCCCGGCGAGGGGCGGTCGGCGGCGATGCTGGCCGAGGAGGTCGCGGCGGACCGGCCGGGGCAGCAGCAGGTGCTGGACCGGATGCTCGACCTGATGCTGGTGTCGGCGCTGCGCACGTGGTTCGACACCCCGGACGCGCACGCCCCCGCGTGGTGCCGCGCGCTGGACGACGCGGTGGTGGGGGCGGCGCTGCGGCTGCTGCACGACAGCCCCGCGCACCCGTGGACGGTGGCGGAGCTCGCCGCGCGGGCCGGGGTGTCGCGGGCGGGGCTGGCGCGGCGGTTCACGGCGATGGTCGGCGAGCCGCCGATGGCGTACCTGACGGGCTGGCGGATCGCGCTGGCCGCCGACCTGCTGCGCGGCACCGACCACACGGTGGGCACGATCGCGCGGAAGGTGGGGTACGCGAACGCGTTCGCGCTGAGCGCGGCGTTCAAGCGGCTGCGCGGCGAGCGGCCGAGCGAGCACCGGAACCCGGAACCGGGGCCCCGCCTGCCCAGCCGGGTGAGCTCCCGGCAGGCCGGGTGA
- a CDS encoding aminotransferase class III-fold pyridoxal phosphate-dependent enzyme: MAERSEELVDGVLRKATSEVGLDVEYVRAEGNTLFARGRDGSEVPVSDYLGGFGALLLGHNHPDLVAGLVDRLRRGAPVLTQLSLAPQANEVVDTLNRVLRREFGVDEPYFGVFANSGAEGVEVAVKHAELDRALRAAELLAEVDANADAALAAPGAEVDASALGLPAGTPVAEVVALLRERNAATLADPPRLVALEGGFHGKLMGSGQLTHNPDYRLPFTPLGARALFAPADADGLRAVLEGARATVHDLRVTADRIEVVPRDAPVFCALLLEPVQGEGGIVPLPAEFAKRVQELSAEFGCPVVVDEIQSGAGRTGAFFAASQLGLLGDYVVLSKSLGGGLAKLSVTLVRASRYRAEFEMLHSSTFGKDGLSTSVAAAVLDLLEADGGALYRVVAERGERLGAALRAVRDDHPDVIADVRGLGLLRGVEFADLSTSGSALAADLQAQGRFGFLASGYLLHEHRVRLFPTGSAPSTLRLQPSVQVTDEEIDRLATGLRALCALLRDGDDAGLTAFAGARAF; the protein is encoded by the coding sequence ATGGCGGAGCGGTCCGAAGAACTGGTCGACGGTGTCCTGCGCAAGGCCACGAGCGAGGTCGGGCTCGACGTCGAGTACGTCCGCGCCGAGGGCAACACCCTGTTCGCGAGAGGGCGGGACGGCTCCGAGGTGCCGGTGTCCGACTACCTCGGCGGCTTCGGGGCGCTGCTGCTCGGCCACAACCACCCCGACCTGGTCGCGGGCCTGGTCGACCGGCTCCGGCGCGGCGCGCCCGTGCTCACCCAGCTCTCCCTCGCGCCGCAGGCGAACGAGGTGGTCGACACCCTCAACCGCGTGCTGCGCCGCGAGTTCGGCGTCGACGAGCCGTACTTCGGGGTGTTCGCCAACAGCGGCGCCGAGGGCGTCGAGGTCGCCGTCAAGCACGCCGAGCTGGACCGCGCGCTGCGGGCGGCCGAGCTGCTGGCCGAGGTCGACGCGAACGCCGACGCCGCGCTCGCCGCCCCCGGCGCGGAGGTCGACGCCTCCGCGCTGGGCCTGCCCGCCGGGACCCCCGTGGCCGAGGTCGTGGCCCTGCTGCGGGAGCGCAACGCGGCCACGCTGGCGGACCCGCCCCGGCTCGTCGCCCTCGAAGGCGGCTTCCACGGCAAGCTCATGGGCTCCGGCCAGCTCACCCACAACCCCGACTACCGGCTGCCGTTCACCCCGCTCGGCGCGCGGGCCCTGTTCGCCCCCGCCGACGCCGACGGGCTGCGCGCCGTCCTGGAGGGCGCGCGGGCCACCGTCCACGACCTGCGCGTCACCGCCGACCGGATCGAGGTCGTCCCGCGCGACGCCCCCGTGTTCTGCGCGCTGCTGCTCGAACCGGTGCAGGGCGAGGGCGGCATCGTGCCGCTCCCCGCCGAGTTCGCCAAGCGTGTCCAGGAGCTGTCCGCCGAGTTCGGCTGCCCGGTCGTCGTCGACGAGATCCAGAGCGGCGCCGGACGCACGGGCGCCTTCTTCGCCGCCTCCCAGCTCGGCCTGCTCGGCGACTACGTCGTGCTGTCCAAGAGCCTGGGCGGCGGCCTCGCCAAGCTCTCGGTCACCCTGGTGCGGGCGAGCCGCTACCGCGCCGAGTTCGAGATGCTGCACAGCTCCACCTTCGGCAAGGACGGCCTGTCCACCTCGGTGGCCGCCGCCGTGCTCGACCTCCTGGAGGCCGACGGCGGCGCGCTCTACCGGGTCGTCGCCGAGCGCGGGGAGCGCCTCGGCGCGGCCCTGCGCGCCGTGCGCGACGACCACCCCGACGTCATCGCCGACGTCCGGGGCCTCGGCCTGCTGCGCGGCGTCGAGTTCGCCGACCTGTCCACGTCCGGCTCCGCGCTCGCCGCGGACCTCCAGGCGCAGGGCCGGTTCGGGTTCCTGGCCAGCGGCTACCTGCTGCACGAGCACCGCGTCCGGCTGTTCCCCACCGGCAGCGCGCCCAGCACCCTGCGGTTGCAGCCCTCCGTCCAGGTCACCGACGAGGAGATCGACCGCCTCGCCACCGGGCTGCGCGCCCTGTGCGCCCTGCTGCGCGACGGCGACGACGCGGGCCTGACCGCGTTCGCGGGCGCGCGGGCCTTCTAG